The following proteins are encoded in a genomic region of Chryseobacterium cucumeris:
- the infA gene encoding translation initiation factor IF-1, with translation MAKQKHIEQDGVIVEALSNAMFRVELENGHILIAHISGKMRMHYIKLLPGDKVKLEMSPYDLTKGRITFRY, from the coding sequence ATGGCAAAACAAAAACATATTGAACAAGATGGCGTGATCGTGGAAGCACTTTCTAACGCCATGTTCCGTGTAGAGCTGGAAAATGGGCATATCCTTATTGCTCATATCTCCGGCAAAATGAGAATGCATTATATTAAACTTTTACCTGGAGATAAGGTAAAACTAGAAATGTCTCCCTATGATTTAACAAAAGGGAGGATCACATTTAGATATTAA
- the rpsD gene encoding 30S ribosomal protein S4, whose translation MARYIGPKTKIARKFGAAIYGDDKNFEKRKNQPPGQHGPNKRRGAKKSEYAIQLAEKQKAKYTYGILERQFANLFDKAHRSKGVTGEVLLQLCESRLDNVVYRLGFAKTRSGARQLVSHRHITVNGEILNIPSYLVKAGDVIAVREKSKSLEVVTNALASKSNYEWLQFNDEKKEGTFVSAPERIQIPEDIKENLIVELYSK comes from the coding sequence ATGGCAAGATATATTGGACCTAAAACTAAGATTGCTAGAAAGTTTGGTGCTGCAATCTACGGAGATGATAAAAACTTCGAAAAAAGAAAGAACCAACCGCCAGGACAACACGGTCCTAACAAAAGAAGAGGTGCTAAAAAATCAGAATATGCAATTCAGTTAGCTGAAAAACAAAAAGCTAAATATACTTACGGTATTTTAGAAAGACAGTTTGCTAACCTATTTGACAAAGCACACAGAAGTAAAGGTGTAACAGGGGAAGTTCTATTACAACTTTGTGAATCAAGATTGGATAACGTAGTATACAGATTAGGTTTTGCTAAAACAAGATCTGGAGCTAGACAATTGGTTTCTCACAGACACATCACTGTGAACGGGGAAATTCTTAATATCCCTTCTTACTTGGTAAAAGCTGGTGATGTAATCGCTGTAAGAGAAAAGTCTAAGTCTCTTGAGGTTGTTACCAATGCATTGGCTTCTAAGTCAAACTATGAGTGGTTACAATTCAACGATGAGAAGAAAGAAGGAACTTTCGTTTCTGCTCCTGAAAGAATCCAGATTCCGGAGGACATTAAGGAGAACCTTATCGTCGAACTTTACTCTAAATAA
- a CDS encoding response regulator: MSISIAIVEDEKNYNNALKKVINYQKDMKVVAQFFDGNDAITNLPDISPDVVMMDIQLQDMLGIEIIEKLRKEIPGTQFIMCTSFDDDEKIFNSLKAGAMGYLVKGESMDKILASIRDVYQGGAPMSFSIARRVLNHFEKKLPEIKGFDELTEREKEILELLSQGLLYKEIADKKFISIDTVKKHVGNIYRKLHVNNKVEAVNKFNQSKN; the protein is encoded by the coding sequence ATGAGCATTTCCATAGCCATAGTAGAAGACGAAAAAAACTACAACAATGCGTTGAAGAAGGTCATCAATTATCAGAAGGATATGAAAGTGGTTGCCCAGTTCTTTGATGGCAATGATGCCATAACGAACCTGCCAGATATCTCTCCTGATGTTGTGATGATGGATATCCAGTTACAGGACATGCTCGGAATCGAGATCATAGAAAAACTGCGAAAAGAAATTCCCGGTACCCAATTTATTATGTGTACCAGCTTTGATGATGATGAAAAGATCTTTAATTCTTTAAAGGCTGGCGCCATGGGATATCTTGTAAAAGGTGAAAGTATGGATAAGATTCTTGCTTCGATACGGGACGTATATCAGGGAGGTGCTCCTATGAGCTTTTCTATTGCAAGAAGAGTATTGAATCATTTTGAAAAAAAGCTTCCGGAAATAAAAGGCTTTGATGAACTTACGGAACGCGAAAAAGAAATTCTTGAACTCCTTTCACAGGGACTTCTTTACAAAGAAATTGCAGATAAAAAATTCATCAGTATTGACACCGTCAAGAAGCACGTAGGAAATATTTACAGAAAACTCCACGTCAACAACAAAGTGGAGGCCGTCAATAAATTTAACCAATCAAAAAACTAA
- the rpmD gene encoding 50S ribosomal protein L30, translating into MATIKVKQVRSAIGRTKTQKRTLEALGLKKLHQVVEHEATPSILGMIAAVSHLLEVQK; encoded by the coding sequence ATGGCAACAATTAAAGTAAAGCAAGTAAGAAGCGCTATTGGTAGAACAAAAACCCAAAAGAGAACGCTTGAAGCATTAGGATTAAAAAAACTTCACCAAGTTGTAGAACACGAAGCTACTCCTTCTATCTTAGGAATGATCGCTGCAGTAAGCCACTTACTTGAAGTTCAAAAATAA
- the rpmJ gene encoding 50S ribosomal protein L36, which yields MKVRASIKKRSADCKIVRRKGVLFVINKKNPKFKQRQG from the coding sequence ATGAAAGTAAGAGCATCAATTAAAAAAAGAAGCGCTGATTGCAAAATCGTACGCAGAAAAGGTGTACTATTCGTAATCAACAAGAAGAACCCAAAATTTAAACAAAGACAAGGTTAA
- a CDS encoding DNA-directed RNA polymerase subunit alpha: MAILQFIKPDKVILLNSDEFKGQFEFRPLEPGFGLTIGNALRRVLLSSLEGYAISSIKIEGVEHEFSTIPGVIEDVTEIILNLKQVRLKAAAEGQANEQVVAKVSGQTVITAGDLGKSINGFEVLNPDLVICNLNSDVTFEITFNIEKGRGYVPSEQNKSNNAPVGTIAIDSIFTPIKKVQYSIENYRVEQKTDYEKLVLDIETDGSISPQNALTEASKILIYHFMLFSDERITLETEAVKASIQYDEETLHTRQLLKSKLADMDLSVRALNCLKAAEVETLGELVSYSKSDLMKFRNFGKKSLTELEELVHSKGLNFGFDVAKYKLDADK; this comes from the coding sequence ATGGCAATTTTACAATTCATAAAACCCGATAAAGTAATTTTACTTAACTCTGATGAATTTAAAGGTCAATTTGAATTCAGACCTTTAGAACCAGGTTTCGGGCTTACAATCGGTAATGCTTTGAGAAGAGTGTTGCTTTCTTCTCTGGAAGGATACGCTATTTCATCTATCAAAATAGAAGGTGTAGAGCACGAATTTTCAACTATTCCAGGAGTAATCGAAGACGTTACCGAAATTATTCTTAACCTTAAGCAGGTAAGATTAAAAGCTGCAGCAGAAGGCCAGGCTAACGAGCAGGTTGTTGCTAAAGTTTCAGGTCAAACGGTTATTACTGCTGGTGATTTAGGAAAGTCTATCAACGGATTTGAGGTTTTAAACCCGGATTTGGTGATCTGCAACCTAAACAGTGATGTAACTTTCGAAATTACTTTCAATATTGAAAAAGGTAGAGGGTATGTTCCTTCTGAACAAAATAAATCAAACAATGCTCCAGTAGGAACTATTGCTATTGACTCTATTTTTACGCCGATCAAGAAAGTACAATACAGCATTGAAAATTATCGTGTAGAGCAAAAAACAGACTACGAAAAACTTGTATTAGATATAGAAACTGACGGGTCTATCAGCCCTCAGAATGCTTTAACTGAAGCTTCTAAGATATTAATTTATCACTTCATGCTATTCTCTGATGAGAGAATCACGCTTGAAACTGAAGCTGTAAAAGCATCTATCCAGTACGATGAAGAAACTCTTCACACAAGACAACTTCTTAAGTCTAAATTAGCAGATATGGATCTTTCTGTAAGAGCCCTTAACTGTCTGAAAGCGGCTGAAGTAGAAACTCTTGGAGAACTGGTTTCTTACAGTAAGTCTGATTTGATGAAATTCAGAAATTTTGGTAAAAAATCTTTGACAGAACTAGAAGAATTAGTGCATTCAAAAGGTCTTAACTTCGGTTTCGACGTTGCAAAATATAAGTTAGACGCTGATAAATAA
- the rpsK gene encoding 30S ribosomal protein S11, with amino-acid sequence MAKQTKVVKKRKVKVEAIGEAHIQASFNNIIISLTNKNGEVISWASAGKMGFRGSKKNTPFAAQMAAENCSAVAHEAGLRRVKVFVKGPGAGRESAIRSIHNSGIEVSEIIDVTPMPHNGCRPPKRRRV; translated from the coding sequence ATGGCAAAACAAACTAAAGTAGTTAAGAAAAGAAAAGTAAAAGTTGAAGCTATTGGTGAAGCTCATATTCAGGCTTCTTTCAATAACATCATCATTTCTTTAACAAATAAAAACGGAGAGGTTATCTCTTGGGCTTCTGCCGGTAAAATGGGTTTCAGAGGTTCTAAAAAGAATACTCCATTTGCTGCTCAGATGGCAGCTGAAAATTGCTCTGCTGTAGCTCACGAAGCTGGTTTAAGAAGAGTAAAGGTGTTTGTGAAAGGTCCAGGTGCAGGTAGAGAATCTGCTATCAGATCTATCCACAATTCAGGAATTGAAGTTAGCGAAATCATTGATGTGACTCCTATGCCACACAATGGATGTAGACCACCAAAAAGAAGAAGAGTTTAA
- the rplO gene encoding 50S ribosomal protein L15 yields MNLNNIKPAAGSTFNSKRIGRGQGSGKGGTSTKGHKGQKARAGYSQKIGFEGGQMPLQRRLPKFGFKNVNRKEFRGVNLDTIQTLIENKSITGDITKEVLVANGIISKNELVKIMGRGELKSAVSISADKFTKSAEELIAKAGGKAITL; encoded by the coding sequence ATGAATTTAAATAACATAAAACCTGCTGCAGGATCTACTTTCAACTCAAAGAGAATTGGTAGAGGTCAAGGTAGTGGAAAAGGAGGTACTTCAACAAAAGGACACAAAGGTCAGAAAGCTAGAGCTGGTTATTCTCAAAAAATCGGTTTCGAAGGTGGACAGATGCCTTTACAAAGAAGATTACCTAAATTCGGATTCAAAAACGTAAACAGAAAAGAGTTTAGAGGAGTTAACCTTGATACTATCCAGACTTTAATCGAGAACAAATCCATCACCGGAGATATCACGAAAGAAGTTTTAGTAGCAAACGGAATAATTTCTAAAAACGAATTAGTGAAAATTATGGGTAGAGGAGAATTGAAATCTGCGGTTTCAATCTCTGCTGACAAATTCACTAAATCTGCTGAAGAGCTTATTGCTAAAGCAGGTGGAAAAGCAATTACCTTATAA
- the rplQ gene encoding 50S ribosomal protein L17, whose protein sequence is MRHGKKFNHLGRTASHRSALLSNMACSLIEHKRINTTVAKAKALRVYVEPLLTKAKEDTTHNRRVVFSYLQNKFAVAELFRTVAPKIAERNGGYTRIIKTGFRPGDAADTALIELVDFNELYNPNAEEKKATRRSRRSTTAKKAEAVVADAPAVEEKVEEAKADTTEEKTEE, encoded by the coding sequence ATGAGACACGGTAAAAAATTCAATCACTTAGGAAGAACAGCTTCTCACAGAAGTGCTTTACTTTCTAATATGGCTTGTTCTCTAATTGAGCATAAAAGAATCAACACTACTGTAGCTAAAGCTAAAGCTTTAAGAGTATATGTTGAGCCTCTATTAACAAAAGCAAAAGAAGATACTACACACAACAGAAGAGTAGTATTCTCTTACCTTCAAAATAAATTTGCGGTTGCTGAATTATTCAGAACTGTAGCTCCTAAAATCGCTGAAAGAAACGGTGGTTATACAAGAATCATCAAGACAGGATTCAGACCAGGTGATGCTGCTGATACTGCTCTTATCGAGTTAGTAGATTTCAACGAGCTTTACAACCCTAATGCTGAAGAGAAAAAAGCTACAAGAAGAAGCAGAAGATCTACAACTGCTAAAAAAGCTGAAGCAGTAGTTGCTGATGCTCCTGCAGTTGAAGAGAAAGTAGAAGAAGCTAAAGCTGATACTACTGAGGAAAAAACTGAAGAATAA
- the secY gene encoding preprotein translocase subunit SecY, translated as MKEFIQTLKNIWSLKELRDKILFTLGIILVYRFASYISLPAINLAEVGDLLEHYKNQGGNKQGAGLLGLLSSFTGGAFSHASVMALGIMPYISASIIVQLMGMAIPYLQKLQKDGESGRNTLNQITRWLTIGVCLVQAPSYLTSITQLFLPYAQFQSAYYVEPNSIMFWLPSIVILVAGSVFAMWLGEKITDKGIGNGISILIMVGILSRLPEAFVQEMAVQNGKGGMGSIMILIEVLFWMLVVLLAVILSVAVRKIPIQYVSRAQARGGVNRNLMQGARQWIPLKVNAAGVMPIIFAQALMFVPGLLTKFDESNTFLAGFKNVFSWQYNVLFALLIIIFSFFYTAITIPVNQMADDLKRNGGLVPKVRPGKETADYLDDILSKITLPGAIFLSIFAVLPAIVHGSFVQTDAFALFFGGTSLLIMVGVILDTVQQINTYLLNHHYDGLMQSKLSRTTGY; from the coding sequence ATGAAAGAATTTATACAAACACTTAAAAATATTTGGAGTCTTAAAGAACTTAGAGATAAAATTCTCTTCACTTTAGGGATTATCCTTGTGTATAGATTCGCATCTTATATCTCGCTTCCTGCAATTAACCTTGCAGAGGTGGGAGATCTCTTAGAGCATTATAAAAATCAAGGCGGTAACAAGCAAGGAGCAGGTCTCCTTGGCTTGCTTTCGTCGTTTACGGGGGGAGCTTTCAGCCACGCTTCCGTAATGGCGTTGGGAATCATGCCTTATATTTCTGCTTCTATTATTGTTCAGTTGATGGGGATGGCTATTCCTTATCTTCAGAAGCTTCAGAAAGATGGAGAGTCAGGTAGAAATACATTGAACCAAATTACAAGATGGTTAACAATTGGAGTTTGTCTGGTACAGGCACCTTCTTACTTAACTTCTATTACTCAATTATTCTTACCATATGCTCAGTTCCAGTCTGCATACTATGTAGAGCCAAATTCAATCATGTTCTGGTTGCCAAGTATTGTTATTTTGGTTGCCGGTTCAGTATTCGCAATGTGGCTGGGTGAAAAGATTACCGATAAAGGAATCGGAAATGGTATCTCTATCCTTATTATGGTGGGGATCCTTTCAAGATTACCTGAGGCATTCGTACAGGAGATGGCCGTGCAGAACGGAAAAGGAGGAATGGGATCTATCATGATCCTTATTGAAGTATTATTCTGGATGTTGGTAGTTCTTTTAGCAGTAATCTTATCAGTAGCTGTTAGAAAAATTCCAATTCAGTATGTAAGCAGAGCTCAAGCAAGAGGAGGTGTAAACAGAAATCTTATGCAGGGAGCAAGACAATGGATTCCATTGAAAGTAAATGCTGCTGGTGTAATGCCGATTATCTTTGCCCAGGCATTGATGTTCGTACCAGGATTATTAACAAAATTCGATGAGTCTAACACTTTTCTTGCAGGTTTCAAGAATGTTTTTAGCTGGCAGTACAACGTATTGTTTGCGCTATTAATTATTATCTTCTCATTTTTCTATACTGCGATTACAATTCCGGTAAACCAGATGGCTGATGACTTGAAGAGAAATGGAGGTTTAGTGCCGAAAGTAAGACCCGGTAAAGAGACCGCTGATTATTTAGATGATATTTTATCAAAAATTACCTTGCCAGGTGCAATTTTTTTATCTATCTTTGCAGTCCTTCCAGCAATTGTGCATGGAAGCTTTGTTCAGACAGATGCGTTTGCCCTATTTTTCGGGGGAACATCATTATTAATTATGGTGGGTGTAATTTTAGATACAGTTCAACAGATTAATACTTATCTGCTGAACCATCATTATGATGGCTTAATGCAGTCTAAATTATCAAGAACGACTGGATATTAA
- a CDS encoding glycoside hydrolase family 35 protein encodes MRNFNRYLCIILLFFSLNTVFSQKGNFEIKDGHFFLNGKSFTVYSGEMHYPRVPSEYWKHRLEMMKAMGLNTVTTYVFWNYHEEAPGKWNFSGEKDLQKFIKTAQEAGLYVIIRPGPYVCAEWEFGGYPWWLQKNKDLEIRRDNKAFLEECRKYISQLAKQIVPLQINNGGPVIMVQAENEFGSYVAQRKDIPLEEHRKYSHKIKDMLLKSGISVPLFTSDGSSLFKGGSIEGALPTANGEGDIAVLKKNINEYNGGKGPYMVAEYYPGWLDHWVEPFVKVSTEEVVKQTKLYIENDISFNYYMIHGGTNFGFTSGANYDKDHDIQPDLTSYDYDAPISEAGWATPKYNALREIFQSLNKSKLPDIPKPVKVITIPQIKFSKVNSLFDLTDHQKPVINDQPLTFEDLNIGNGYVLYRRKFDKDHKGILEIKGLRDYANIYINGQWKGELNRVYKKYDLAIEIKSGDRLEILVENMGRINYGAEIVHNLKGIISPVKINGAEVSGNWEMLPLPFDTFPKHHFKNKEIADHSPVIQEAEFVLEETGDTFLDMRNFGKGIVFINGKNAGRYWSTAGPQQTLYIPGVWLKKGKNRIQIFEQIKSHHTISSIDYPILDQIVKNN; translated from the coding sequence ATGAGAAATTTTAACCGTTATTTATGCATAATTCTTTTATTTTTCTCCTTGAATACTGTGTTTTCACAGAAAGGAAATTTTGAAATTAAAGATGGACATTTCTTCCTGAACGGAAAATCATTTACCGTGTATTCAGGAGAAATGCATTATCCCAGAGTTCCGTCGGAGTATTGGAAGCATCGTCTGGAGATGATGAAAGCAATGGGACTGAATACCGTTACGACTTACGTTTTTTGGAATTATCATGAAGAAGCCCCGGGAAAATGGAATTTTTCAGGTGAAAAAGATTTGCAGAAGTTCATCAAAACGGCACAGGAAGCTGGCTTATATGTTATCATTCGTCCGGGGCCTTATGTTTGTGCAGAGTGGGAATTCGGAGGATATCCGTGGTGGCTGCAGAAAAATAAAGACCTTGAAATAAGAAGAGACAACAAAGCTTTCTTAGAGGAATGCCGTAAATATATCAGTCAGCTGGCAAAGCAGATCGTACCTCTGCAGATTAATAATGGCGGCCCGGTTATTATGGTACAGGCAGAGAATGAATTTGGATCTTACGTTGCCCAGCGAAAAGATATTCCGTTGGAAGAACACAGGAAATACAGTCATAAGATTAAAGACATGCTGTTGAAAAGCGGAATCTCGGTACCTTTATTTACCTCAGACGGCAGTTCACTTTTTAAAGGAGGATCTATTGAAGGTGCTTTACCTACCGCAAACGGAGAAGGTGATATTGCTGTTTTAAAGAAAAACATCAATGAGTATAATGGTGGAAAAGGTCCTTATATGGTTGCAGAATATTATCCCGGATGGCTCGATCATTGGGTAGAACCATTCGTTAAGGTCTCCACAGAAGAAGTGGTGAAGCAAACAAAGCTCTATATAGAAAATGATATTTCTTTTAATTATTATATGATTCATGGTGGAACCAACTTTGGATTTACCAGTGGTGCCAATTACGATAAGGATCATGATATCCAGCCGGATCTTACGAGCTATGATTATGATGCTCCCATCAGTGAAGCAGGATGGGCAACCCCTAAATATAATGCGCTGAGAGAAATTTTTCAATCCCTCAATAAAAGTAAACTTCCGGATATTCCAAAACCAGTAAAAGTCATCACTATTCCACAAATAAAATTTTCAAAAGTAAATTCTCTGTTTGATCTTACCGATCATCAGAAACCTGTTATTAATGACCAGCCACTGACGTTTGAAGATTTGAACATCGGAAACGGATATGTTCTTTACAGAAGAAAGTTTGACAAAGACCATAAAGGGATATTGGAAATAAAAGGACTCCGTGATTATGCGAATATTTACATCAATGGCCAATGGAAAGGTGAATTGAACAGAGTATATAAAAAGTATGATCTTGCTATTGAAATAAAATCCGGAGACCGGCTGGAAATTCTTGTTGAAAATATGGGAAGAATCAATTACGGAGCAGAGATTGTTCATAATTTAAAAGGAATTATCAGCCCCGTAAAAATTAATGGCGCTGAAGTTTCCGGGAACTGGGAAATGCTTCCTCTTCCTTTTGATACTTTTCCAAAACATCACTTTAAAAATAAAGAAATTGCAGATCATTCACCTGTTATTCAGGAGGCAGAATTTGTGCTTGAAGAAACCGGTGATACTTTTCTTGATATGAGAAATTTTGGAAAAGGTATTGTTTTTATTAACGGGAAAAATGCAGGAAGATACTGGAGTACTGCAGGTCCTCAGCAAACACTTTACATTCCCGGAGTATGGCTGAAAAAAGGCAAAAACAGGATTCAGATCTTTGAACAGATTAAGTCCCACCATACAATAAGCAGTATTGATTATCCTATCCTTGATCAGATTGTGAAAAATAATTGA
- the rpsM gene encoding 30S ribosomal protein S13, translating into MARIAGIDLPKNKRGVIGLTYIYGVGRSTSSEILKAAGISEDKKVNEWNDDELAAIRTYISENVKVEGELRSEVQLNIKRLMDIGCQRGIRHRLGLPLRGQRTKNNSRTRKGKRKTVANKKKASK; encoded by the coding sequence ATGGCGAGAATTGCAGGTATTGATTTACCAAAAAACAAAAGAGGTGTTATCGGTTTAACTTACATCTATGGAGTAGGAAGAAGTACTTCTTCTGAAATCCTTAAAGCTGCCGGTATCAGCGAAGACAAGAAAGTCAACGAATGGAATGACGATGAATTGGCTGCAATCAGAACATATATCTCTGAAAACGTAAAAGTAGAAGGAGAATTGAGATCTGAAGTGCAATTGAACATCAAGAGATTGATGGACATAGGATGCCAACGAGGAATACGTCACAGACTTGGATTACCTTTAAGAGGCCAGAGAACGAAAAACAACTCTAGAACACGTAAAGGGAAGAGAAAAACTGTTGCTAACAAGAAAAAAGCTAGTAAATAA